GAAAGCTCCGCCTTTCTCGAGAACCATTCGCCATTTATGCGTAGATGAGCGAATTGCTCGTGGTACGCCGCTTCTGCGCTTTCATCCCCGAATGTCCATGCAAGAAGTCTCAACCTATGGGGCGATCCCGTCTGCAGTTTCTTCATGCGCGCAGGAAGATTGATGGTGATGCCAATTTTCACGGCACCCTTCTGATTTCCGATAAAGTAGATCACACTCCTGCCTTTCGGGACGAGAGTATGGTCGGTCAGATTTGATCTGGGTTTCCGCCTGTCTTGGGGGCGATAGTCAGGATCCTGACAGTCAGAATATGACCGCAGGAATTGTTCTGTACCTGGTTCGCCTTGGACATACCGGCTTGGAAGCCCCTTACGACGGAATCGGTATCGCGCCTTGCCATGGCGATCTTTCGTCGCTCTGACATTTGGTGGAAGTTCCATCACTGTTCCTTATCGAACGTGGACAGCAGGTTGGACATTGCGGCGTCTGCCAGCTTGCTTCGGTTCGCCCTGGCGCGGTACTTCACGAACGTCGCCGCCTTCTTGTGACCGGTGATCGCCATGCCCTCGGCATCGGTCCCTCCGCTCTCGGCGATCCGGCGCGACACCGCTTTGCGCAGGCCGTGCATTGAGCAGTTCTCCAGCCCGGCATCATCGCACCACTTGCGCATCCGATTTCCGAGCCCGGCGACGCTGAAAGGCTTGCCGTGCTGCGTCGTGACCAGATGCCGGATCGGCGCTGCCGGCAGGGCTTCCAGCGCCGCTTTCGCCATCGGTAGCATTTCGACCGAAGCCTCTTCGTTGTCCTTGGCGTGGGCGATGATGATCCGGCCGTTCTGAATATCGTCTCGGGTCAGGGTGGCGACGTTGCAACGCCGTGCCGCGGTGTTGAGGGCAAGCTCCAACGTCAGGCGCGCCATGGTGCCCAGCTCGTGCTTGGCGCGATAGCGCTCGATCTCGTCTTCCGTCCATGTATGGAAGCCGGGGCCTTCCTTATAGACGTCGGTGAGCCGCGCCGGGTTTTCCGTGCGCCATCCTAGCCGAATGGCATGGTCCATCACGCCCGCAAGCACCTTGCGCAATTCATTCGCGGCGGCAGGCGTGGCAGACATGCCGGCAAGGATCTTGTCGAGCCAGATGACGGTGATCTTGGCCACCGGCCGGTTCCCGTATCGACGCCCCTTCTGGTCCTTGCGATCAGCAAACCGCTCAAGGATGCGGGCCTGCTTATACATGGTCCTCTCGCCCTTCTTCTTCCACTTCGTCGTGGCCTTGAAGCGGGCGATCAGGTCATCAAGGCTTTGCGGCTCGATCCTCGCCGCCGACACCGGTCCTGTCTCTGCCAATGGGCCGGCCTTGATGATGTTCGCATAGCCTTCGTGGAATGCGATTGATCCGGGATCTCCGGGAACATAGGCGCTTTTCCAGCCCTTGCGGCGGAACCGGTAGCGTATCTTGCCGTGGCGATCGGGGACGGCGCAGACGTTGGGCGGAAGTTCAGACATCTTCATCCGTCCATTCTTCATCACCCGACGGCTTCGTGTCGACCGATTCGCCGATAACCACCTCGATCGTCGCCCGCTTGAGATCCATGATGATCCGGGCACGCGCGATGCCTGCGTTGGCGACGGCCTTGGTGGCGCGATCCATGTCCGCCTGGGTAATGCGTGCCGGGGCCGTCATGCCGACTGCCCGGAAAAGAGCCCCGGCGCTCCGCGGCAACGCGCTCGCGTTCG
The Novosphingobium sp. EMRT-2 genome window above contains:
- a CDS encoding GIY-YIG nuclease family protein yields the protein MIYFIGNQKGAVKIGITINLPARMKKLQTGSPHRLRLLAWTFGDESAEAAYHEQFAHLRINGEWFSRKAELSDEIKRLLKVGICPTDASEKMSNRKSG
- the xerC gene encoding tyrosine recombinase XerC, which gives rise to MPGSSWISSGRRSRWLSANRSTRSRRVMKNGRMKMSELPPNVCAVPDRHGKIRYRFRRKGWKSAYVPGDPGSIAFHEGYANIIKAGPLAETGPVSAARIEPQSLDDLIARFKATTKWKKKGERTMYKQARILERFADRKDQKGRRYGNRPVAKITVIWLDKILAGMSATPAAANELRKVLAGVMDHAIRLGWRTENPARLTDVYKEGPGFHTWTEDEIERYRAKHELGTMARLTLELALNTAARRCNVATLTRDDIQNGRIIIAHAKDNEEASVEMLPMAKAALEALPAAPIRHLVTTQHGKPFSVAGLGNRMRKWCDDAGLENCSMHGLRKAVSRRIAESGGTDAEGMAITGHKKAATFVKYRARANRSKLADAAMSNLLSTFDKEQ